CGGTCGTGCTGATGCTCGTGATCACCGTGCCGCTGGAGCTGGCGATGGAGCCGCTGGTCCGCTGGACCTTCGGCGCGGAGTTCCTCGGCGCCGTCGAGTGCGCCCGCTGGGTCGTGCTCGCCGCGTGCCTGCTGGGCACCCGCCGGGTGCTGATCGCGGTGCTCCAGGCCCGCGACCATGCCCGGTACGCCTCCGTCGTGGAGTTCGTCCTCGCCGCCGCGCTCGCGGCCGGCATCGTGGTCGCGGCACTCAACGACAGCATCGTGCTGGTCGGCATCCTGCTGACGGCCGTGGCGGTCGCCGCCTGCCTGCTCCTGGGTTTCGGGGTGCTGGTCACGACGGCGTCCGGGCGCGTCACGGAGTCCGGGTCCGCGAAGTCTGCCGCCGACGGTGCCGCCGGTGCGTAGGATCCCGGCCATGTCGAGTGTCGAAACTGCTCCCGAGGTCGCCCCGACGGCGGCGGAGCGCACCACCCATGTGCCGTTCACCGGCCGGGTCAAGCGCCTCCTCTCCCGGTTCGCGCCGGGCTTCCTGATCTCCTTCCTCGACCGCGTGGTCTTCCGGGTCCGCCGGGCCCGGATCCGCGGCGTACGCCGGGTCTTCGGCTGGCTCGGCTACAACGTCGCCCACCGGGCCGACTACTACTCGACGCTGCCCGTGCTGGAGGAGATCGAGGAGACCCGGGCCCGCTGGGACCGCCCTTCGGGCCTCCCGGGCCTCGACGTCGACCTCCCCGCGATGCGGGAGCGCCTCGACGGCCTCGCCGCGCGGTGGGAGGCGGAGTTCGTCGCCGAGACCGGCGACTACCTCGCCAACACCCGGCGGGGCTTCGGCCCGGGCTACCCGGAGTTCGACGCGCGGACCCTCTACTACATGCTGCGCGAGCACAAGCCGGCCCGTTACCTCGAGGTCGGATCCGGTCTGTCGACCTACTACGCCTCGCTCGCCGGCCGCCGCAACGCCGCGGAGGGCGCGCCGCTGCAGATCACCTGCGTCGAGCCGTACCCGTTCGACGCGCTGCGCTCGCTGCCCAACTTCCAGCTCGTCGAGGGCTTCGTCCAGGACGTCCCCACCGCGCGGTTCGAGGAGCTGGAGGCGGGCGACCTGCTGTTCATCGACTCCTCCCACTCGCTCAAGATCGACAGCGACGTCGCGTACCTCTTCCTCGAGGTGCTGCCGCGGGTCAAGCCGGGTGTGATCGTCCACATCCACGACGTGCCGTTCCCGTTCAACACGCCCTATCCCGCCGACACCTGGCTCTTCGGCGAGCGGTGGCCGGTCTACTGGAACGAGGCGATGGTGGTGCAGACCTTCCTCGCCTTCAACAAGGAGTTCCCGATCGAGCTGTCGGTGCCGATGCTGCGCCACGACGACGAGGCGGCCCTGCGCCGCGGCCACCCGCGCTACGTGCCGCTGGCCGACGATCCCAACCCGCCGTCGTCCCTCTGGCTGCGCCGGGTCGGCTGAGGACTCGCACGACACAGCCCGCGAACGACACAGGCCCCGCCGTGGCGGGGCCTGTGTCATGTCCGGGTGCGTGAGGTCAGCGCGGCGCGGCGCGCTTGCCTCCCGATGCGGAGCCGCCGGAGCCGCCGGAGCGCCCGGACTTGCCGCGCTCGGGGCTGGTCTCCTCGTAGT
This region of Nocardioides sp. L-11A genomic DNA includes:
- a CDS encoding class I SAM-dependent methyltransferase → MSSVETAPEVAPTAAERTTHVPFTGRVKRLLSRFAPGFLISFLDRVVFRVRRARIRGVRRVFGWLGYNVAHRADYYSTLPVLEEIEETRARWDRPSGLPGLDVDLPAMRERLDGLAARWEAEFVAETGDYLANTRRGFGPGYPEFDARTLYYMLREHKPARYLEVGSGLSTYYASLAGRRNAAEGAPLQITCVEPYPFDALRSLPNFQLVEGFVQDVPTARFEELEAGDLLFIDSSHSLKIDSDVAYLFLEVLPRVKPGVIVHIHDVPFPFNTPYPADTWLFGERWPVYWNEAMVVQTFLAFNKEFPIELSVPMLRHDDEAALRRGHPRYVPLADDPNPPSSLWLRRVG